The following proteins are co-located in the Barnesiella propionica genome:
- a CDS encoding GlsB/YeaQ/YmgE family stress response membrane protein: MSFFWYIVIGLIAGYLAGKIMRGGGFGLVVNLIVGIIGGVLGGWVFGLLGIATTGIVGGLITSVIGAVLLLWIVSLFSKPKNG; encoded by the coding sequence ATGAGTTTTTTTTGGTATATTGTAATAGGTCTTATCGCCGGTTATCTGGCTGGTAAGATAATGAGAGGGGGCGGATTCGGCCTCGTTGTGAATCTGATAGTAGGTATTATAGGGGGTGTCCTCGGTGGCTGGGTATTCGGTCTTTTAGGTATTGCTACTACGGGTATAGTTGGAGGATTGATAACCTCGGTAATCGGTGCAGTCTTGTTATTGTGGATTGTTTCCCTGTTTTCTAAACCTAAAAATGGCTGA
- a CDS encoding DUF4396 domain-containing protein produces MEILTMLAIISLLLSLMSAIKIWLDLKEHTQPMKIMNVVWPLTALWSGLAGLWAYNSFGRTSCVSMKMDNGDMNMPEMKDERPFWQKVTLSTFHCGAGCTLADIIGESVGFKFLSLLGLDGIVWMWSLDYLLALIIGAYFQYAAIRPMLSRLSAGKVFIKALRIDFLSLTSWQIGMYVFSYIILFVLMPQPLAHNTWTFWFIMQLAMCVGFFFSYPVNWFLIRKNVKPSM; encoded by the coding sequence ATGGAAATATTGACAATGCTTGCTATTATATCGTTACTATTGTCTTTAATGTCGGCGATAAAGATATGGTTGGATTTAAAAGAGCATACACAGCCTATGAAAATAATGAATGTCGTGTGGCCTTTGACCGCATTATGGAGCGGTTTAGCAGGCTTATGGGCTTATAATTCATTTGGCAGGACATCCTGTGTTTCAATGAAAATGGATAATGGCGATATGAATATGCCGGAGATGAAAGATGAAAGACCTTTTTGGCAGAAAGTTACTTTGTCGACTTTTCATTGCGGAGCGGGCTGTACGCTGGCGGATATCATAGGAGAATCTGTAGGTTTTAAATTCTTGTCTTTACTGGGGTTGGATGGGATTGTTTGGATGTGGAGTCTGGATTATCTCCTGGCTCTTATTATAGGTGCTTATTTTCAATACGCGGCTATTCGGCCCATGTTGTCCCGTTTATCGGCAGGGAAAGTATTCATAAAGGCACTCCGTATCGATTTTCTTTCACTAACGAGCTGGCAGATCGGTATGTATGTCTTTTCATATATAATTCTTTTTGTTCTGATGCCTCAGCCGTTAGCTCATAATACATGGACTTTCTGGTTCATTATGCAATTAGCTATGTGTGTCGGTTTCTTTTTCTCTTATCCCGTGAACTGGTTTTTGATCAGAAAAAATGTGAAACCGTCCATGTGA
- a CDS encoding iron-containing alcohol dehydrogenase, with protein MNNFTFYSPTEFVFGKGREYETGALVRKYGSKKVMIVYGGGSVVRSGLLERVTGVLKSAGVEYCLMGGVQPNPIDTKVYEGIAICRNKNVDMILAVGGGSVIDTAKAIAAGVLYDGDFWDFFAGKEKVTRALKVGVVLTIPAAGSEGSGNTVITKTDTLQKLSLRVPEVLRPVFAVMNPELTYTLPAFQTACGVADMMAHIMERYFTNTQDVEIADRLCEGTLLTIIKEARIVMEYPGNYGARANLMWAGTITHNGTCGVGCEEDWASHFLEHEVSAIYGVTHGAGLAVLFPAWMTWMAEHNVDKIVQYAVRVWGVPEEENKKKVALEGIQRLKEFFVSLGLPVTFKELGIDNPDISRLVDSLHRNKGEYVGNYVKLSRKDSEEIFKMACVI; from the coding sequence ATGAATAACTTTACTTTTTATAGTCCTACTGAATTTGTTTTCGGGAAAGGCAGGGAATATGAGACTGGAGCGTTGGTTCGAAAGTACGGATCAAAAAAAGTTATGATCGTATATGGAGGCGGTTCTGTTGTTCGAAGCGGATTATTGGAACGGGTAACGGGCGTTTTGAAGTCGGCCGGAGTGGAATATTGTTTAATGGGAGGTGTTCAGCCGAATCCTATAGATACGAAAGTATATGAGGGTATTGCGATATGCCGGAATAAAAACGTTGACATGATACTCGCCGTAGGTGGGGGTTCTGTTATTGACACAGCCAAGGCAATAGCCGCCGGAGTTTTATATGACGGTGATTTCTGGGATTTCTTTGCAGGTAAGGAAAAAGTAACCCGGGCGTTGAAAGTGGGTGTGGTGCTTACCATTCCCGCTGCAGGTAGCGAAGGTTCTGGCAATACGGTTATTACGAAAACGGATACGCTGCAGAAATTAAGCTTGCGCGTTCCTGAAGTGCTCAGGCCTGTTTTTGCTGTTATGAATCCGGAATTGACCTATACACTTCCTGCTTTTCAAACAGCATGCGGAGTTGCCGATATGATGGCTCATATCATGGAACGTTATTTCACGAATACGCAGGATGTGGAAATTGCCGACCGGTTGTGTGAGGGCACTTTATTGACGATTATAAAAGAAGCGCGTATTGTAATGGAATATCCGGGTAACTATGGAGCAAGGGCTAATTTGATGTGGGCGGGAACGATAACCCATAACGGCACTTGTGGGGTAGGATGTGAAGAAGACTGGGCATCTCATTTCTTGGAACATGAGGTCAGTGCGATTTACGGTGTAACTCACGGAGCCGGACTTGCCGTTCTTTTTCCGGCCTGGATGACCTGGATGGCGGAACATAATGTAGATAAGATCGTTCAGTATGCTGTGCGGGTGTGGGGTGTGCCGGAGGAGGAAAATAAAAAGAAAGTTGCATTAGAGGGGATTCAAAGATTGAAAGAGTTTTTCGTATCATTGGGATTGCCCGTTACATTCAAGGAATTGGGAATAGATAACCCCGATATATCCCGTTTAGTCGATAGTCTTCATAGGAATAAAGGCGAATATGTAGGCAATTATGTAAAATTGTCCCGAAAGGATAGCGAAGAGATTTTCAAAATGGCTTGCGTTATATAA
- a CDS encoding GNAT family N-acetyltransferase, with product MKRVPSRTIQRAVIHDLQSILSLIRARIEWMNENNIEQWNRTDYLSRFTNEYFHRVISNGQLYTVKTDGQVIGAFTLFDYDERWNDGQKALYIHNFVSDIHHRGVGDDILCFCENEARKKNIFLLRIDCQKDNKKLNDYYSRRGFKYISSFEEELYCGNRRQKRIP from the coding sequence ATGAAAAGAGTACCTTCGCGCACCATACAACGGGCCGTTATTCACGACCTGCAAAGTATTCTTTCACTTATACGGGCACGCATAGAGTGGATGAATGAAAACAATATCGAGCAGTGGAACCGGACAGATTATCTATCGCGGTTCACAAACGAATACTTCCACAGGGTAATCTCGAACGGACAATTATATACAGTAAAAACGGACGGCCAGGTTATCGGAGCATTTACTTTATTTGATTATGATGAACGGTGGAATGACGGACAAAAAGCTTTATATATCCACAATTTCGTATCGGACATCCATCACCGGGGGGTAGGTGACGATATTCTCTGTTTCTGTGAAAACGAAGCCAGAAAAAAGAATATATTTCTATTACGTATAGACTGTCAGAAAGATAATAAAAAACTAAATGACTATTACAGCCGCAGAGGTTTCAAATATATAAGTTCATTCGAAGAAGAATTATACTGCGGTAACCGACGTCAAAAAAGGATACCGTAA
- a CDS encoding cysteine-rich CWC family protein: MKKSCPRCGKHFECRHNEISRCQCTSVSLNYCQKNYIDSLYNDCLCPDCLQDIKKSIRPPKAVFNWSGGKDSALALWKILQGYEYEVIALLTTVNKQTERSSMHGIPLSLLYSQAESIGIPLYPLILEPDGEINGYEEAMKNAILHFKKLGIKHFIFGDIFLHDVKKYREKQLAPFGISVVEPLWGKSSSDVMEEFLASGLRTIIVTTTADKLDKNFIGKHIDRELINLLPADTDPCGENGEYHTFCYAGGMFRYPVDYSLGEPRSDSFPVKMEDGSEKVFTYWFTDLESSEKE; the protein is encoded by the coding sequence ATGAAAAAAAGTTGTCCCAGATGCGGTAAGCATTTCGAGTGCCGTCATAATGAAATATCCCGGTGCCAGTGTACATCGGTATCTTTAAACTATTGTCAGAAAAATTATATAGATTCCCTATATAACGATTGCCTGTGTCCCGATTGTCTGCAAGATATAAAAAAATCCATCCGGCCGCCAAAAGCCGTATTCAACTGGAGCGGCGGAAAAGATTCGGCCCTGGCTTTATGGAAAATATTACAAGGTTACGAATATGAGGTTATCGCTTTACTGACTACCGTCAATAAGCAAACAGAACGCTCGTCCATGCACGGTATTCCCCTTTCCCTTTTATATTCGCAGGCCGAAAGCATAGGTATTCCGTTATATCCGCTCATTCTCGAACCTGACGGTGAAATAAACGGTTACGAAGAGGCAATGAAAAATGCAATACTGCATTTTAAAAAACTGGGTATCAAACATTTTATTTTCGGAGATATATTTCTCCACGATGTAAAAAAATACAGGGAAAAACAATTAGCCCCCTTCGGGATTTCGGTAGTAGAACCTTTATGGGGCAAATCGTCTTCGGATGTCATGGAGGAATTTCTTGCATCCGGGCTCCGTACTATTATTGTTACCACTACAGCCGATAAGCTCGACAAAAATTTCATAGGGAAACATATAGACCGGGAATTAATAAACCTTCTGCCTGCAGATACCGATCCATGCGGAGAGAACGGAGAGTATCATACATTTTGCTATGCGGGCGGCATGTTCAGGTATCCGGTCGATTATTCTCTCGGAGAACCCCGATCGGACTCCTTTCCTGTTAAGATGGAAGACGGCAGTGAGAAAGTTTTCACTTATTGGTTCACCGATCTTGAATCTTCAGAAAAAGAATGA
- the gpmA gene encoding 2,3-diphosphoglycerate-dependent phosphoglycerate mutase: MKRIVLLRHGESEWNKENRFTGWTDVDLTEKGVEEASKAGKILKEKGFAFQKAYTSYLKRAVKTMNCVLDELNEDWIPIEKSWRLNEKHYGTLQGLNKSETAARYGDEQVLQWRRSFDIAPEALTEDDPRNPAKDIRYKEVPDNELPRTESLKDTIDRIMPYWKCIIFPNLKTADDILVVAHGNSLRGIIKHLKNISDKDIVNFNLPTAIPYVFEFDDDLNLTKDYFLGDPEEIKKLMEAVANQGKKK; this comes from the coding sequence ATGAAAAGAATCGTATTGCTCCGGCACGGAGAAAGTGAATGGAATAAAGAAAACCGGTTTACCGGATGGACCGATGTAGATCTTACTGAAAAAGGCGTGGAAGAAGCCAGCAAAGCAGGAAAAATATTAAAAGAAAAAGGATTTGCATTCCAGAAAGCATATACTTCATACCTGAAAAGAGCGGTAAAAACCATGAATTGCGTTCTGGATGAGCTGAACGAAGACTGGATACCTATAGAAAAAAGCTGGAGACTGAACGAAAAACATTACGGTACCCTGCAGGGACTGAACAAAAGTGAAACAGCAGCCCGCTACGGCGATGAACAAGTTTTACAATGGAGGAGAAGTTTTGATATAGCCCCGGAAGCACTGACCGAAGATGATCCAAGAAATCCGGCAAAGGACATACGGTATAAAGAAGTTCCCGATAACGAACTTCCCCGCACCGAGTCATTGAAAGATACCATCGACCGGATAATGCCTTACTGGAAATGTATCATTTTTCCGAACCTGAAAACAGCGGACGATATATTGGTAGTCGCTCACGGTAACAGCCTCAGAGGAATTATTAAACATCTTAAAAATATTTCAGATAAAGATATAGTGAATTTCAATCTTCCCACAGCCATTCCATACGTATTTGAATTTGACGATGACCTTAATCTTACCAAAGATTATTTTCTTGGTGATCCGGAAGAAATAAAAAAATTGATGGAAGCAGTCGCAAATCAGGGAAAGAAAAAATAA
- a CDS encoding putative quinol monooxygenase: MEKKTIVARIEVIKGKENEFLSIAETLVGNTRKEEGNISYTLYQNPENPAQFIFYEEYKDQAAMDFHAASKHFNSFAKNIEGLQAKDIIIESF; the protein is encoded by the coding sequence ATGGAAAAGAAAACTATTGTAGCCCGTATTGAAGTGATAAAGGGCAAAGAGAACGAATTTTTATCAATCGCAGAAACTCTTGTCGGCAATACCCGGAAAGAGGAAGGAAATATAAGCTATACCCTTTATCAGAATCCTGAGAATCCTGCACAATTTATTTTCTACGAAGAATATAAAGACCAGGCTGCCATGGATTTTCATGCAGCATCGAAACATTTCAACTCATTCGCAAAAAATATAGAAGGATTACAGGCTAAAGATATCATTATAGAATCTTTCTAA